CGGAACACCCTGGTGGCCCCTTTCTCCAACTATGGCAAGAACCTGGTGGACGTTTTTGCCCCCGGTGTCGGCGTGTATTCCACGGTGCCGGGCGACAAGAAATACGCCGCTTTCAGCGGGACCAGCATGGCCTCGCCTGTGGTAACCGGGCTTGCGGCCGTAATCAAAGCCTACTACCCGCACCTGTCCGCCACGCAGATCAAGTCGGTCATTGAATCCTCCGTCACCAAAATCGACGAGCCTGTCATGACACCTGGCACCGGAGAGCCTGTTTCCATGTCAGAGCTTAGCCGCACAGGCGGCATCGTGAATGCCTACGAGGCTATAAAAAAGGCAGGTACTACGCTGCAATAGCCCCACGTGCTACCCAGGCTTGTCTATATATAGGCCCGGCCCCGGAGATTGGTTCGTCCGGTTTATAAACATGAGTCATCCCGGAGTTTGCAGGGATAGATAGAGTAGATTCCAGAGGTTGGCCAGTGCCAGCCGGATACGGTAAAGCGGTGTAGGAGTTTTCCTGCACCGCTTTCCTGTTCTATGGCAGCCCTGCCTAAGGAGATGGGAGACCGCCTCCCGCAGCTCTTTATCCAGCAGCGAGAGCAGAAAAGCATACACCAGGGTGACCACCTGCAAGAGCTTCATGCGGCTCGACCAGAACCAAAGCCGGCACGACTCCATGCCCATTTCTGATTTGTTGAAGCGGAAGGCCTGCTCCACCTGCCACCTTCTGGCGTAAGCAAAGACCAGGCGCCAGGCCTGGCGATCACTCCTGACTTCTTCACTGGTGAGCAAATACCAGGGTTGGCGGCCTTTCTTACCTGGCCGGCAGATCAGGAGCGTGAGCGGCTGGTCATAGTCCGGGTGCAGGCAGGGCTGCCACAAGAGGCTGCGCCGGTAAGTGATCTTTCGGACCATGTCCCTTACTACTCTTGAGGAGGTGGCTTTGCGGCCGACCGAAAAGCGGTAGGCATTCTTTAGAAGCCCACGCCCATCCACGAGCTTATACCTGGAGGGCCAGCGCAAGAGGAAGCGGTCGTGGCGGCCTAAAAGCAGCCCCAGCCACTTAGAGGAGGCATAGCCGCGGTCAAAGACGTGCAGCACGGCCTGGCCGAAGGTCTGGCGGGCCCACAAGAGCAGCGTGAGCTTCACCTGCTCCAGGGAGGTGGCCTCTTTGCCCCGGCTACTCCACCAGGCAAAGCGGGCGATGCGTGGAGCCTGCCACAGGCCGCAGCACAAGAGGCCCACCCACCGAAAGCCTGGCACGTGCACCGGCTCCCGGGTGGGGGGATCATAATAGCCCTTCTTGATTCTGAGTTGCCGTTTAGCTTTGACGCTGCGCACGGCGCATAAGCCCTCGCTTTGGAGGCTTTCGCACTTTTCCTGCACGCTCTCGTCCCACAAAAGCAGGGGCAGCTCACGTTCCGCTTCCAGCAGCTGCTCTACGTATGTTTGGGCCTCTTGACTCAGGTAGTCGGTGATGAGTTGGGCAGACCACTTCTTACTGCGCAGCAGGTTAGACAGGCGCTTGGTGCCCGCCGGGGCTTTGTCGGGCGAGAGCACAACCCCACCCAGCTCGCTTAGAAGCAGACCGGTGGAGCGGCTGCGGTGGCGCACCAGCGCCCGGCATAGGTTCTGGAAA
This window of the Pontibacter russatus genome carries:
- a CDS encoding transposase, which encodes MFTTFKNAARQAEVLSQALFFSYRLEGFLSPFLARLDELLDRRLVYTFQNLCRALVRHRSRSTGLLLSELGGVVLSPDKAPAGTKRLSNLLRSKKWSAQLITDYLSQEAQTYVEQLLEAERELPLLLWDESVQEKCESLQSEGLCAVRSVKAKRQLRIKKGYYDPPTREPVHVPGFRWVGLLCCGLWQAPRIARFAWWSSRGKEATSLEQVKLTLLLWARQTFGQAVLHVFDRGYASSKWLGLLLGRHDRFLLRWPSRYKLVDGRGLLKNAYRFSVGRKATSSRVVRDMVRKITYRRSLLWQPCLHPDYDQPLTLLICRPGKKGRQPWYLLTSEEVRSDRQAWRLVFAYARRWQVEQAFRFNKSEMGMESCRLWFWSSRMKLLQVVTLVYAFLLSLLDKELREAVSHLLRQGCHRTGKRCRKTPTPLYRIRLALANLWNLLYLSLQTPG